The DNA window GTTTTAGGCGTTTATAtgaaagtaaagaaaactcacaAATCGAAGCTTTAAATTTCGATAACTTGATCTATGTTGAATAATAGGTTGTGGTATAAAGATTGTGATAACAATAGGGAAATCTACACATTTGTAGAAGGAATTAGGATCAAATTTGGATTAAcatgaaatttggaaaattgCAGAAGACGcgtgaggaagaagaagatgaggcGTATGCAGCACACGCAAGCGTGTGAGGAAGGGCGACTGGAGTGTGCGATTGGGTGAATCCCAGGCGCATGAGGCAAGAAACATTGGCACGTGCAACTTCTGTTCAGTTCCCGTTTGACTTCTCTTGACCTTTCCTATAAAGATTGACATGCAGTTCAATGTGATTGCTTGCCTAAGATGATGTAAGCATGTTGTATATGTTAATAGAAAGTTTGTGACTCTAGGTATATTTTATTGAGGTATGGACTATACTGTAGTTTACTAATTTTCACGAAATTCCTGACAGACACGCTGTGTGCTAAGTTACAAACAATGAAGCTTCTTAACCGCGGGCTTATATGATATTACAAGGATTAATGAGGATTCCTAGCCCTTGGTTTATATGATATAACAGGATGCTATAAAAATTAGTAGATACTTGTATTTGATCGAGAGCGAATTGTACATACGagtccaaaaattttaaataagcAGAATCAGAAACAACTGAAATACTTCTTAATGAACAAATGGTCCTCCTAAACGAAACTAAGAATCAAGAgtgaataaaacttaaaaatagtttGGGAGAATAGTAATAAAACTTGCAAATGACAAGTTTACGGAGTAAATTAACtacttataaaaataattttatttttctttctagatAAAGAAGATGCACGACAACCGAGGACAAGACAGGTTGGCTAGAGACTACTAGGAATCTTTTTCCAAGTCTGTTTTATGTACTATGAATTGTAAAAGGTACATGGTTTTGCGGTGACGGTTGTAAATAATgtaatgttatgttttatgtttggtctttaaaacaaattatctGTCTCATTAGTAACTCCTAAGATTCGAGCGGTCAATGAGTATGTGTTACAATTTTATCCTTGATGTCATATTCCTAAGTCATAGACTCTCTTAGACTATCATCTAAGTTCAACTAGAATCACTCATGCTTAACGTAGAGTTTCGGTTCGATTATTTCATAGTTCCTCATACTTCATTCTTATTAGGGCTCTCATCGCTTCATTATGTCTTAAGATTCAACtcttcaaaaattattttctcctAAGATATGTCTTGGAGTTCTAAGATATCCTTGATTAGTTATTCAATAGTCTCGAGGAccacattttctctctctaatttaCATGGAACAAAATGACGGAGCTTGTGGTTAAGAGATTTGACATGTGTGAAACAAAGCCACCACGTgttgtgaaatctcatatGGCCTTGCTTTGTCGTATTATTAATCGAAGTTGACAGCATTGACATCCCCTCAACAATGCTTATACACCGTTTAATCTCTCAATAATattcgtgttttttttttttttaatttaactaaaatattcataaattattgaaGTGGATTTATCATAACATTGTTAgccgaacacaactctccacaatggtatgatcttgtccattttgagcataagctctcatggctttgctttgtattttctcgaaaggcctcgtactaatggagagagtattctttctttataaacccatgatcattccctaaggTAGAGgacgtgagactttcatcatctaacaaACATTATTAAGGAATTTTAAATCAAGGATTAAGGGTGTGTTTAGATGCATATCACCAACACTATACTACCCAAATGAAGCAACAAAACAATCCAACTGTTAAACGAACACgactttccacaatggtatgatattgtccactttgagcataagatctcattgctttgctttaggcttccccaaaaggtctcataccaatggagttagtattcctcgacttccatcatccaacaccaaCCACCAAAACCCAATAATGGAGGATTGATTAacttaatttcattcattcactcactaacaaaaattaaactctaaattcatataatataatatatattccCCACTTGGTGTTGTCTATTCCATTGTTGTCACCAGCTCATCTTGCCTCTCATTTCAACCAACTTAACATAACAATCACATGAAAACATACCTAATAAGAAAGTTGCAGAGCTGCCATGGAAAGGATAAGCAGAGTAAAGCAGAGGAGTTGAGTATCCATCCAGAAATTAGAATTTGTTGATGAAATCATAGATGTGGGCGCTTATTTCATCTGCTTTTTCTTGGTTGATGAAGTGCGCTGCGCCTTCCATCACTACCACTTCTTCCAGAAGTGGTACGTCCTTGTTGAATCTGCTGCCGTGAATGTACTGCTTCGCACCTGGAGAATTGTACACCATATCCAGATCCCCCACTACGAATTTCGCAGGAACTTTGATCTGTGCTCCAGTCCATGGCCCTGTCAGCTCCCAGGTTCTGCAATCAATCAGCAAAAACACAATATCGGTTTCTTGGCCctagaaaaataagaacagaGAAATCTATTTCATCAAGCTAAATTTGTAAATTCACACAGGTCAAAGGCACGATAGTAGTTGAGTCCGCCGGTGAAGCCAGTTTTCGCGAATTTGGAGGCGAAGTAATCGATATCCTCCTCCGTTAACCACGGCGGTAAGGATTCTGGAGTCTTCAGTGTTTTGAATCCATTAGGTATAATCGGAGGGCTTGGATCTCTAATCGTCAGGAATTTCTTCATCATCGTAGCCGTATCCACAGATCCAAAATCGGCTTCAGCCACTCCAGGTTTCTAAACCAAATCTCACAATTAGTGATTCATCAATTAACCTAATGCGACAGATTCACTCAATTTCAGAAACCACAAAACACTGCGAAGATTCAATCGCTTTTACCTGAAATTTACAAATGTAAAAATCGTCGCCGAGTAATTTCCGGATAAGGCTGAGAGTTGAGATTGCCGGATTCCGAGGAGTATAATGGACACTCAAATTGACCAAAGCTTTGACTCGATCGGGCCTGAAAAGGCAAAAGTACCAAGCCATCATCGCGCCCCAATCGTGGCCAACCAAGAAAACTTTCTCGATTCCGAGATGATCGAGGAGGCCGATGAGGTCTCCAATGATGTGGAAAGGCGTATAGGAGGAGGGAGACGGCGGCACGTCGGAGTCGCCGAAGCCGCGGAGATCGGGGGCTATGGCTCGGAAGCCCTTGGAGGCGAGAAAGAGGAGCTGGTGGCGCCATGAGTACCAGAGCTCAGGGAAGCCGTGGAGGAATAAGACCGGCGGACCGGAGCCGATGGAAGCGACGTGCATGTTGATGCCATTGGTGGCGATGGTGGAGTGCTCGATTTCCTCCATGGATGGCTTTCGTTTTGTTACTTCTCCACCGTGTActtctctctgtctctctgcATTCGGTCTAAATAGAAAGCTTCGGGGACATAGCCACGGCTTATccgcattttttttttattattattatttatttttcttttctaatttaaatttccgAGGTGtgaattttatcttatttggGTGTAACGACaaaactaaattttcaaaaccatTTTACATTCCTACTCAAATGTGATAAATAGGATcgttaaatataaagaaatttcTTTCACACTTACGCCTTCATCAcctaataattaaatcattaagTGAGTATTTATAGcacattataatataattaagaaatatattgGCTCGGGTTGCTTTTGGAAAAGACCGGACCATATACCACCACCAAGAAAAGACTGGACCATATGCCACCACCAACTCACGTGAAACTTTAAAACTATGcctaatttgaaattattaacaCGTGCATgcattaattatgaattagtTTTA is part of the Cucurbita pepo subsp. pepo cultivar mu-cu-16 chromosome LG03, ASM280686v2, whole genome shotgun sequence genome and encodes:
- the LOC111791604 gene encoding uncharacterized protein LOC111791604, which encodes MEEIEHSTIATNGINMHVASIGSGPPVLFLHGFPELWYSWRHQLLFLASKGFRAIAPDLRGFGDSDVPPSPSSYTPFHIIGDLIGLLDHLGIEKVFLVGHDWGAMMAWYFCLFRPDRVKALVNLSVHYTPRNPAISTLSLIRKLLGDDFYICKFQKPGVAEADFGSVDTATMMKKFLTIRDPSPPIIPNGFKTLKTPESLPPWLTEEDIDYFASKFAKTGFTGGLNYYRAFDLTWELTGPWTGAQIKVPAKFVVGDLDMVYNSPGAKQYIHGSRFNKDVPLLEEVVVMEGAAHFINQEKADEISAHIYDFINKF